In the Anastrepha obliqua isolate idAnaObli1 chromosome 1, idAnaObli1_1.0, whole genome shotgun sequence genome, one interval contains:
- the LOC129253353 gene encoding circadian clock-controlled protein daywake-like: MKFCVILILFVFFGICCKFTTGDLPPEIEKCHAGDVDCIAKILPFIFKNYTHGIPEIGLTDIEKLSLSDVVITKADPKSAVSLNLEFKKMYLHGISNLTVQRVIGFEKDLLNSKFEVHVTIPNLVVDGEYVSSGKVLVLPMNAAGYANIQLKNTKLSLKLKADELCKDGKQYMKLKGIKCKLTPDLLRLNFENLFNGNKQLSDSLNQLINENWKTLWADMETQVNEAVMRIVKRLLVNIVSVLPYEDFYRKD; encoded by the exons cgCCAGAAATAGAAAAATGCCACGCTGGCGATGTTGATTGTATTGCGAAAATTCTGccttttatattcaaaaactaCACTCATGGCATCCCTGAAATCGGCCTAACTGATATAGAAAAGTTATCACTCAGCGATGTTGTCATAACAAAAGCAGATCCAAAGTCGGCAGTGTCGCTTAATCTtgaatttaagaaaatgtacCTCCATGGCATAAGCAATTTGACCGTTCAACGAGTCATTGGCTTCGAAAAGGATCTACTCAATTCGAAATTCGAAGTGCATGtgacaataccaaatttggtagTGGATGGCGAGTACGTTTCTAGTGGTAAGGTTTTGGTGCTACCTATGAACGCTGCTGGCTATGCAAATATTCAACTAAAAAATACCAAGCTTAGCTTGAAACTAAAGGCCGACGAACTATGCAAAGATGGCAAGCAGTATATGAAGCTAAAGGGCATTAAGTGCAAGCTAACGCCAGATCT attgcgtttaaattttgaaaatctctTTAATGGTAATAAGCAACTAAGCGACTCTCTGAACCAGTTAATCAATGAGAATTGGAAAACACTTTGGGCTGATATGGAAACGCAAGTAAATGAGGCGGTAATGAGGATAGTGAAACGCCTGTTGGTGAATATAGTGAGCGTTCTGCCATATGAAGATTTCTATCGAAAGGACTGA